A region of Ferruginibacter albus DNA encodes the following proteins:
- the abc-f gene encoding ribosomal protection-like ABC-F family protein: protein MHYASVENISKSFGIRTLFKNISFHVEEGDKIAFVARNGSGKSTLLKIIAGLDTPDNGTVWVNKEVKVIMLEQDTVFDETKSIWDNVLRLDNPVVKVVKEYEMFLEQESEDIDKLTELMSRVDELNAWNFESELKQILGKLNLHHLNEPVKNLSGGQRKRVALAQALIEAQLHEGRCLLILDEPTNHLDVGMIEWLEDFLSSQKSTLLLVTHDRYFLDAICNEILEMDDEKIYVYKGDYDYFLEQKSLRHEVQQSELQKDKNIFRKELEWMRKQPKARTTKSKSRQDAFAEIEDRVKQQKDETELSLQVKMTRLGGKILEMKKIYKSYGDKVLIKGFDYTFKRGERVGIVGKNGVGKSTFLKIALHEEQPDSGKINHGETVVFGNFNQEGLRYKEDKRAIEYVKDLAEFFPLADGSKISASQFMEKFGFNAEQQYTLLSKLSGGEKRRLHLMSVLFRNPNFLILDEPTNDLDLQTLRTLEEFLLDYPGCILIVSHDRYFMDRMVDHLFAFEGDGVIRDYPGNYTQYREAVAKGTLTDDRQIIKEQSSKPVAETVLAQEPKKGLSFKEKREFELIEKEMPELQKERSSLEERMNSGSLAYDELQKAAERVGTITQLLDEKEMRWLELSERI from the coding sequence ATGCATTACGCCTCGGTAGAAAACATCAGTAAGTCTTTCGGAATCAGGACACTTTTTAAAAATATTTCGTTTCATGTGGAGGAAGGCGATAAAATAGCCTTTGTTGCCCGGAACGGCAGCGGAAAATCTACTTTATTAAAAATTATTGCCGGCTTGGATACGCCCGATAATGGCACTGTTTGGGTAAATAAAGAAGTAAAAGTTATAATGCTTGAGCAGGATACTGTTTTTGATGAAACAAAAAGCATTTGGGATAATGTATTACGCCTGGATAATCCGGTAGTGAAGGTGGTGAAAGAATACGAGATGTTTTTAGAACAGGAATCGGAGGATATTGATAAGCTTACAGAATTAATGTCGAGAGTAGATGAGCTAAATGCGTGGAACTTTGAAAGTGAATTGAAGCAGATATTGGGAAAGCTCAACCTGCATCACTTGAATGAGCCTGTAAAAAATCTCAGTGGCGGCCAACGAAAAAGAGTGGCATTGGCGCAGGCTTTAATAGAAGCTCAATTACATGAAGGCCGATGTTTATTGATATTAGATGAACCTACCAATCACTTGGATGTAGGAATGATCGAATGGTTGGAAGATTTTTTGTCATCACAAAAAAGCACACTGTTATTAGTTACCCACGACCGCTATTTTTTAGATGCCATCTGCAACGAAATACTGGAAATGGATGACGAAAAAATTTATGTTTATAAGGGCGATTATGACTATTTCTTAGAGCAAAAAAGTCTTCGCCATGAAGTTCAGCAAAGCGAGTTGCAAAAAGATAAAAATATTTTCAGGAAGGAGCTGGAATGGATGCGCAAACAACCTAAGGCAAGAACCACTAAATCGAAATCAAGACAGGATGCATTTGCTGAAATTGAAGACAGAGTAAAACAGCAAAAAGACGAAACAGAATTGAGCTTGCAGGTTAAAATGACACGATTAGGTGGAAAGATCCTGGAAATGAAAAAGATCTACAAATCATATGGCGATAAGGTTTTAATAAAAGGATTTGATTATACTTTTAAACGTGGGGAACGTGTAGGGATTGTTGGAAAGAATGGCGTTGGTAAATCAACCTTTTTAAAAATTGCTTTGCACGAAGAACAGCCGGATAGCGGAAAGATCAATCATGGCGAAACCGTAGTGTTTGGAAACTTTAACCAGGAAGGACTTCGATATAAAGAAGATAAAAGAGCTATTGAATATGTAAAAGACCTGGCAGAGTTTTTTCCGTTGGCAGATGGCAGTAAGATCAGCGCCAGCCAGTTCATGGAAAAATTTGGCTTTAATGCCGAACAACAATACACGCTTTTAAGCAAGTTAAGCGGTGGAGAAAAAAGACGCTTACATTTAATGAGCGTTTTGTTTCGTAACCCTAACTTTTTAATATTGGATGAGCCTACCAACGACCTGGATCTGCAAACGCTAAGAACATTAGAAGAGTTTTTATTGGATTATCCCGGCTGTATATTAATAGTTAGTCACGACCGCTATTTTATGGATAGAATGGTGGATCATTTATTTGCATTTGAAGGAGATGGAGTGATAAGGGACTATCCTGGTAATTATACGCAATACAGGGAAGCAGTAGCCAAAGGAACATTAACGGACGACAGGCAGATAATAAAAGAACAGTCATCAAAACCCGTTGCAGAAACCGTTCTTGCGCAAGAGCCTAAAAAAGGACTTTCATTTAAAGAGAAGCGTGAATTTGAATTAATAGAAAAAGAAATGCCGGAACTTCAGAAAGAAAGATCATCATTAGAAGAAAGAATGAATTCCGGTTCTTTAGCATATGATGAATTGCAAAAAGCTGCAGAACGGGTTGGCACCATAACACAATTATTAGATGAAAAAGAAATGCGTTGGCTCGAGTTGAGCGAACGCATTTGA
- the obgE gene encoding GTPase ObgE, which yields MEKSNFVDQIRIFCRSGHGGAGSKHFMRTKYNAMAGPDGGDGGRGGHIILRGNNQLWTLLHLRYYKNVLAENGEHGNKNNSTGRNGKDIIIEVPLGTIARDEESGKKEIEILEDGQEVVWMKGGRGGLGNSNFKTATNQAPEYAQPGEEGIEGWKVLELKVLADVGLVGFPNAGKSTLLSSITAAKPKIADYAFTTLTPQLGMVEYRDGKSFCVADLPGIIEGAAEGKGLGHRFLRHIERNSILLFVIPADSKDHKKEYKILLNELKEYNPEMLQKNFVIAVSKSDMLDEELKAAIKKELPKKIPHIFISSVINQNLNELKDLLWAELNRKE from the coding sequence ATGGAAAAATCCAACTTTGTTGATCAAATACGTATTTTTTGCAGAAGCGGGCATGGAGGTGCCGGCAGTAAACATTTTATGCGTACTAAATACAATGCAATGGCAGGGCCGGATGGTGGCGACGGTGGACGTGGCGGGCACATCATTTTAAGAGGAAATAATCAACTTTGGACATTATTGCATTTGCGTTATTATAAAAATGTATTGGCTGAAAACGGAGAGCATGGAAATAAAAACAATAGTACCGGCAGAAACGGTAAAGATATTATTATAGAAGTTCCTTTAGGAACTATTGCACGGGATGAAGAAAGCGGAAAAAAAGAAATTGAGATATTGGAAGATGGACAGGAGGTTGTATGGATGAAAGGTGGACGTGGTGGATTGGGAAACAGCAATTTTAAAACGGCAACTAACCAGGCTCCGGAATATGCACAACCCGGCGAAGAAGGGATAGAAGGATGGAAAGTGCTGGAGTTAAAAGTATTGGCAGATGTGGGATTGGTGGGCTTTCCCAATGCAGGAAAATCAACGTTGTTATCATCTATAACGGCAGCAAAACCTAAAATAGCGGATTATGCATTTACTACATTAACACCGCAATTGGGTATGGTAGAATACCGCGATGGTAAAAGCTTTTGTGTTGCCGATCTGCCGGGGATAATTGAAGGCGCTGCAGAAGGAAAGGGATTAGGTCATCGCTTTTTGAGGCATATAGAACGGAACTCTATTTTACTTTTTGTGATCCCTGCAGACAGCAAAGACCATAAAAAAGAATATAAAATATTACTGAACGAATTAAAGGAATACAATCCTGAAATGTTGCAAAAGAATTTTGTGATTGCCGTTAGTAAAAGCGATATGCTGGATGAGGAGTTAAAAGCTGCCATTAAAAAAGAACTACCTAAAAAAATACCACATATCTTTATTTCATCTGTTATTAATCAAAATTTAAATGAGTTAAAAGACCTGTTGTGGGCTGAGTTAAATCGAAAAGAATAA
- a CDS encoding exodeoxyribonuclease III produces the protein MRIVSYNVNGIRAALKKGIIDWLKTDPADIICLQETKATKDDVDVKLLEALGFEHHWFSAQKKGYSGVAVFTKIKPTNVVFGNGHGASDDEGRVIQLDFGDIRLINAYFPSGTSGDERQQFKYKWLDEFYNYLNELKKKHPKIILCGDYNIAHKEIDIHDPKGNKNSSGFLPEERAWMDKFLASGWIDTFREFHTEPHRYSWWSQRFPSVRLNNKGWRIDYITVTEPLKKQLVSADIYPDVKQSDHCPIFLEIKTK, from the coding sequence ATGCGCATCGTCTCTTATAATGTAAATGGCATTCGTGCTGCTTTAAAAAAAGGCATTATTGATTGGTTAAAAACAGATCCTGCTGATATTATTTGTCTGCAGGAAACAAAAGCGACCAAAGATGATGTTGATGTGAAACTGTTGGAAGCGTTGGGCTTTGAACATCATTGGTTCAGTGCGCAAAAGAAAGGATACAGTGGCGTTGCCGTATTTACAAAAATAAAACCAACAAATGTTGTTTTTGGGAATGGGCATGGTGCAAGCGACGATGAAGGAAGAGTAATACAATTGGACTTTGGCGATATACGATTGATCAATGCCTATTTTCCATCTGGCACAAGCGGCGATGAACGCCAGCAATTCAAATATAAATGGCTGGATGAATTTTATAATTATCTGAATGAATTAAAAAAGAAACATCCTAAAATCATATTGTGTGGCGATTATAATATTGCACACAAAGAAATCGACATACATGATCCGAAAGGAAATAAAAACAGCAGTGGTTTTTTACCTGAAGAAAGAGCATGGATGGATAAGTTCTTAGCAAGCGGATGGATCGATACATTTCGGGAATTTCATACAGAACCGCATCGTTATAGTTGGTGGAGCCAGCGCTTTCCAAGTGTTCGATTAAATAATAAGGGATGGCGTATCGATTATATTACAGTAACAGAGCCGTTAAAAAAGCAATTGGTAAGCGCCGATATTTATCCTGATGTAAAGCAAAGTGATCACTGCCCGATCTTTCTGGAAATAAAAACAAAATAG
- a CDS encoding RNA polymerase sigma factor encodes MTEEQLIKACIREDASSQKEVFNRFSGRMLGVCYRYARNAADAEDILQEAFIKVFNKLHQFKFEGSFEGWIRRIVVNTALKKYSVARYEKEIVGYEVKDKDESILEPSAYSHITQKELMDLINNLPDGYRIIFNLYVIEGYQHDEIAEMLGIQPGTSRSQLVKARTMLQKQILQLQKIAV; translated from the coding sequence TTGACTGAAGAGCAATTAATAAAAGCTTGCATCAGGGAAGATGCCTCCAGCCAAAAGGAGGTATTTAACCGTTTTAGCGGCCGCATGTTAGGCGTATGTTACCGCTATGCCCGCAATGCAGCAGATGCAGAAGACATTTTGCAGGAAGCTTTTATTAAAGTGTTCAACAAACTTCACCAGTTTAAATTCGAAGGCTCTTTTGAAGGCTGGATACGGAGAATTGTGGTGAACACAGCGCTTAAGAAATATTCAGTTGCCCGTTATGAGAAAGAAATAGTTGGCTACGAGGTGAAGGATAAAGATGAAAGTATACTGGAGCCTTCGGCTTATTCGCACATAACGCAAAAAGAATTGATGGATTTGATTAATAATTTGCCCGATGGCTACAGAATAATTTTTAACCTGTATGTTATAGAAGGTTATCAGCATGATGAAATTGCAGAAATGCTGGGAATTCAACCCGGTACCAGCAGAAGCCAATTAGTAAAAGCCAGAACTATGTTACAAAAGCAAATTTTACAACTGCAAAAAATTGCCGTATGA
- a CDS encoding 30S ribosomal protein THX: MGRGDIKTKKGKIAKGSFGKARPAKAKKAAAKKA; the protein is encoded by the coding sequence ATGGGACGTGGAGACATTAAAACAAAAAAAGGTAAAATAGCAAAAGGTTCTTTCGGTAAAGCAAGACCCGCAAAAGCTAAGAAAGCGGCTGCTAAAAAAGCATAA
- the pyrH gene encoding UMP kinase, whose product MAVAYKRILLKLSGESLMGDKNYGIDSDVISRYAKDIKQVTALGVQVAIVIGGGNIYRGMNEAETGIERAQGDYMGMLATVINGMALQSGLEKAGVYTRLQSAIKMEQIAEPYIRRRAMRHVEKGRVVIFGAGTGNPYFTTDTAGSLRAIEINADVILKGTRVDGIYTADPEKDPNAKKYETITFNECISKNLKIMDMTAFTLCMENNLPIIVFDMNTPGNLLKVVTGEKVGTLVKG is encoded by the coding sequence ATGGCTGTTGCTTACAAACGGATCTTATTAAAACTTTCAGGTGAATCATTAATGGGCGATAAAAACTATGGAATTGATAGTGATGTGATTTCTCGTTACGCAAAGGATATAAAACAAGTAACAGCTTTAGGCGTGCAAGTGGCGATCGTTATAGGAGGAGGTAATATTTATCGTGGTATGAATGAAGCGGAAACAGGCATAGAGCGTGCACAAGGAGATTATATGGGAATGCTGGCAACAGTTATTAATGGGATGGCATTACAAAGTGGTTTAGAAAAAGCAGGAGTATACACCCGTTTGCAAAGCGCTATAAAAATGGAACAAATTGCAGAACCTTATATACGCAGAAGAGCGATGCGTCATGTAGAAAAGGGAAGAGTGGTCATCTTTGGCGCAGGTACGGGCAACCCTTATTTCACAACGGATACGGCTGGTTCATTAAGAGCTATTGAAATTAATGCAGATGTTATCTTAAAAGGAACCAGGGTAGATGGCATTTACACAGCTGATCCCGAAAAAGACCCGAATGCAAAAAAATACGAAACCATTACTTTCAATGAATGCATCAGCAAAAATTTAAAAATAATGGATATGACTGCATTTACTCTTTGCATGGAAAATAATTTGCCCATTATTGTTTTTGATATGAATACGCCCGGCAATTTATTAAAAGTAGTTACAGGCGAAAAAGTAGGAACACTGGTGAAAGGATAA
- a CDS encoding polysaccharide biosynthesis/export family protein, which translates to MNFKRGIALIFFCFLFQLVASAQASLLSEDLSSVKVDDLSDKEIKTYYQKALSNGLSEQTVYTALAQRGMPASEIDKLKERIDALGQPKETDNVKNSDNEDDDDNEMQDSTAYIKSKYTSKDRNKKDRDANRDAYSTPMKKVKSDLSIFGSELFTESSLVFEPNLRIPTPAGYILGPDDELIVNVFGFSERTYNLTVNEEGNIYIPQVGPLYVTGLTIEQASAKIKAKLRATIYKAIGSGQTDVQISLGKIRSVRVTVIGEAKKPGTYTVSSLTTLFNLLYLCGGPSDYGSYRNIELIRGNDIKRKVDLYNFLLKGDQKDNVLLREGDVIRIPYYTTRVILNGNIKHKGKYEMQGNETFQDLLSFSGGFADDAYKAGVTVYQLTEKDRRINDLTKEQYAIYKPQSSDSIVVGKLLNRFENKLIIKGAIMRPGEYALSSGLTLKELIEKAGGVKEDVYSKRGSISRLNSDRTPYQLSFDIDSILNGSSNVVLKKDDSVTVYSIFDLRNEQTVSIDGLVKKPGTYKWAENITLRDVILTAGGLTEFGDPSNVEIARVIKNAQVTQNNYLQTEIINANIADSTTMDIILKPSDIIIVKQRSGYSRQRSVFVDGMVINPGRYVLKRSGDKVADLIKRVGGFTSNADSSTIVIRRYSDKNKSAEEREKTLTKLLNLNQDSLQANPRIKNEIYKNYDIISINLKEALENPSSSENMILEDGDIVTIDRNTNLVKVSGEVFFPTIIPFEKGRSVKYYIQKSGNVTPQGRKSSIMVIYPDGRASKVRHFLFFKNYPEVTSRSEIFVPQKSTANKTRISLGEWSLIVSALAIVANVIISTRK; encoded by the coding sequence ATGAATTTTAAGCGTGGCATTGCTTTGATCTTTTTTTGTTTTCTATTTCAACTTGTTGCTTCGGCACAGGCAAGTTTATTATCAGAAGATCTTTCATCTGTTAAGGTTGATGATCTGTCGGATAAGGAAATTAAAACTTACTATCAAAAAGCATTGTCCAATGGTTTGTCCGAACAAACAGTCTATACCGCACTGGCGCAAAGAGGCATGCCTGCCAGTGAAATTGATAAGCTAAAAGAGCGTATTGATGCATTAGGGCAGCCAAAAGAAACTGACAATGTAAAAAACAGCGATAATGAGGACGATGATGACAATGAAATGCAGGATTCTACAGCTTATATAAAATCAAAATATACTAGTAAGGACAGGAATAAAAAGGACAGAGATGCTAATAGAGATGCCTACTCTACACCCATGAAAAAAGTAAAGAGCGATCTTAGTATTTTCGGGTCGGAACTTTTTACAGAAAGCAGTCTGGTATTTGAACCTAATTTGCGCATCCCCACTCCTGCCGGTTACATATTAGGTCCTGATGATGAGTTGATCGTTAATGTTTTTGGCTTCAGCGAAAGAACCTATAATTTAACTGTAAACGAAGAAGGCAATATTTACATTCCGCAAGTTGGTCCTTTATACGTAACGGGTTTAACCATAGAACAAGCATCTGCCAAAATAAAGGCAAAACTTAGAGCTACTATTTACAAGGCTATTGGAAGCGGGCAAACCGATGTACAAATAAGCCTCGGTAAAATAAGAAGTGTACGCGTTACCGTTATCGGAGAGGCGAAAAAACCCGGCACGTATACAGTTTCTTCCTTAACTACTTTGTTTAATCTTTTGTATTTATGCGGCGGGCCTTCGGATTACGGTAGTTACCGAAATATAGAATTAATAAGAGGTAATGACATTAAAAGAAAGGTGGACTTGTATAATTTTTTGCTGAAAGGCGATCAAAAAGATAATGTATTATTACGCGAAGGCGATGTGATACGTATTCCGTACTACACGACCCGTGTAATTTTAAACGGGAATATAAAGCACAAAGGCAAGTATGAAATGCAGGGCAATGAAACCTTTCAGGACCTATTAAGCTTTAGTGGCGGCTTTGCTGATGATGCGTACAAAGCAGGAGTTACTGTTTATCAGCTTACTGAAAAGGACAGAAGAATAAATGATTTGACAAAAGAACAATATGCTATTTACAAACCTCAATCAAGCGATTCAATTGTTGTTGGAAAGTTATTAAACCGATTTGAAAACAAACTGATCATTAAAGGCGCTATTATGCGTCCTGGAGAATATGCCTTGAGCTCGGGGCTTACTTTAAAAGAGCTAATAGAAAAAGCCGGGGGCGTTAAAGAAGATGTATATAGCAAACGCGGAAGCATCAGTCGCTTAAATTCTGATAGAACGCCTTATCAATTATCGTTTGATATTGATTCTATTTTAAACGGTAGCAGTAATGTGGTATTAAAAAAAGATGACAGCGTTACCGTTTATTCAATTTTTGATCTAAGAAACGAGCAAACTGTTAGTATTGATGGGTTGGTTAAAAAACCCGGCACGTACAAATGGGCGGAAAATATAACCTTAAGAGACGTAATACTTACTGCCGGTGGATTAACAGAATTTGGAGACCCTTCTAATGTTGAAATTGCGAGAGTTATTAAAAATGCGCAGGTTACTCAAAATAATTATTTGCAAACAGAGATCATTAATGCCAATATAGCCGACAGCACAACAATGGATATTATTTTAAAGCCATCGGATATAATTATTGTAAAACAACGTTCGGGCTATAGCAGGCAACGCTCTGTGTTTGTTGATGGAATGGTAATCAATCCGGGGCGTTATGTTTTAAAACGCAGTGGCGACAAAGTTGCTGATCTTATTAAAAGAGTCGGTGGCTTTACATCTAATGCCGATTCTTCTACTATTGTGATCAGAAGATATTCCGATAAAAATAAATCAGCCGAAGAACGGGAGAAAACATTGACCAAGCTATTGAATCTTAACCAGGATAGCTTACAGGCAAATCCAAGAATCAAGAATGAGATATATAAGAATTACGATATTATCAGTATTAATTTAAAGGAAGCATTGGAAAATCCTTCCAGCTCAGAAAACATGATATTGGAGGATGGAGACATCGTTACAATTGATAGAAATACCAATTTAGTAAAAGTGAGCGGCGAGGTCTTTTTTCCAACTATTATTCCATTTGAGAAAGGAAGAAGTGTAAAATATTATATTCAAAAATCAGGCAACGTGACACCACAGGGGCGTAAATCGAGCATAATGGTTATTTACCCTGATGGAAGGGCGAGTAAGGTAAGGCATTTCTTATTCTTTAAAAATTATCCCGAAGTGACTTCCCGTTCAGAAATTTTTGTACCTCAAAAATCAACAGCTAATAAAACCAGAATATCATTGGGCGAATGGTCCTTGATAGTTTCTGCTTTGGCAATTGTAGCGAATGTGATAATTAGTACAAGAAAATAA
- a CDS encoding HU family DNA-binding protein — MANKAELIAKIADDAEITKTQANAALDSFVEAVTKTLKGGGKVTLVGFGTFSVSKRAARNGRNPQTGAVIKIKAKKVAKFKAGKELSAKL, encoded by the coding sequence ATGGCAAACAAGGCAGAATTAATTGCAAAAATTGCAGATGATGCTGAGATTACAAAAACTCAAGCTAATGCAGCTTTAGATTCTTTTGTAGAAGCAGTTACTAAAACTTTAAAAGGTGGCGGTAAAGTTACTTTAGTTGGATTTGGAACTTTCTCTGTTTCAAAAAGAGCTGCACGTAACGGACGTAACCCACAAACAGGTGCTGTTATCAAAATCAAAGCTAAAAAAGTAGCTAAGTTTAAAGCGGGTAAAGAATTATCAGCTAAATTGTAA
- a CDS encoding diacylglycerol/lipid kinase family protein, whose translation MQRKIIYFINPVSGIQDKATLLKMIEEKTRQRQVKYEIEHTNPQGNYFYLKDKIDAENITDIVVCGGDGTVNQIASALIDIDINVGIIPVGSGNGLALAAKIPKQIDKAIDLIFTGKASYIDAFFINDKFSCMLCGLGFDALVAHEFAKQPKRGLATYVKQTAIHFITAEPYTFELTSMGKSFSTQAYFICIANSNQFGNQVTIAPQASLNDGLLDIVVAQSTSKPKLLWEIIKQVRKGKVQPNQSEYSRQKDILYFQTDKLIINNLSMAPLHIDGEPASTGRKFIIETIPGAFRLIQPVA comes from the coding sequence ATGCAGCGTAAAATAATTTATTTTATTAATCCGGTTTCAGGAATACAAGACAAAGCTACACTGCTGAAAATGATCGAGGAGAAAACCCGCCAACGCCAGGTCAAATATGAGATAGAACATACCAATCCACAAGGCAATTATTTTTATTTAAAAGATAAGATAGATGCCGAAAATATTACAGATATAGTTGTTTGCGGAGGAGATGGAACTGTTAATCAGATTGCGAGCGCTTTAATAGATATTGATATAAATGTTGGTATTATTCCTGTGGGAAGCGGTAATGGGCTTGCATTAGCAGCTAAGATCCCCAAGCAAATTGATAAAGCCATTGACTTGATCTTTACGGGCAAAGCTTCTTATATAGACGCTTTTTTTATTAATGATAAGTTCAGCTGCATGTTATGTGGTTTAGGCTTTGATGCACTGGTAGCACATGAGTTTGCCAAACAGCCAAAAAGAGGGTTGGCTACTTACGTAAAACAAACTGCGATACATTTTATTACTGCCGAGCCTTACACGTTTGAATTAACCAGCATGGGAAAAAGCTTTTCTACGCAGGCATATTTTATTTGCATAGCCAACAGCAATCAATTTGGCAACCAGGTTACTATTGCGCCGCAGGCAAGCTTAAATGATGGATTGTTGGATATTGTAGTGGCGCAAAGCACCAGCAAGCCAAAGCTGTTGTGGGAGATAATCAAACAGGTGCGTAAAGGAAAAGTTCAACCCAATCAAAGCGAATATTCAAGGCAAAAAGATATATTGTATTTTCAGACAGATAAGCTAATCATCAATAATCTTTCGATGGCACCCTTGCATATAGATGGAGAGCCTGCTTCTACAGGAAGAAAATTTATCATTGAAACAATTCCGGGTGCATTTAGACTGATACAGCCTGTAGCATAA
- the pdxH gene encoding pyridoxamine 5'-phosphate oxidase: MTKIADIRTEYKLQSLAESDVAANPVEQFSKWWDAAIKSNIDEVNAMTLATATPTGKPFARIVLLKGFDEKGFSFYTNYESDKGLELASNPQAALLFFWKELQRQVRIEGTVEKLSAEESDVYFASRPEGSRIGAWASPQSKVVSTRNELEESFLAYEKEFKGKDIPRPPHWGGYRIVPKQIEFWQGRPNRLHDRIQYSLQKDNNWKIERLAP; encoded by the coding sequence ATGACTAAAATAGCGGATATAAGAACAGAATATAAACTACAGTCGTTGGCTGAATCGGATGTTGCCGCAAACCCGGTAGAGCAATTTTCAAAATGGTGGGATGCTGCTATCAAAAGTAATATTGATGAAGTAAACGCTATGACATTGGCTACCGCAACACCTACCGGAAAACCATTTGCCCGTATTGTTTTATTAAAAGGATTTGATGAGAAAGGATTTAGTTTTTATACTAATTATGAAAGTGATAAAGGATTGGAATTAGCATCCAATCCACAGGCTGCGTTACTTTTCTTTTGGAAAGAATTACAACGCCAGGTTCGTATTGAAGGAACTGTTGAAAAATTAAGTGCCGAAGAAAGTGATGTATATTTTGCTTCCCGGCCGGAGGGAAGTCGTATTGGAGCATGGGCATCGCCTCAAAGCAAAGTGGTTAGCACTCGAAATGAGCTCGAGGAAAGTTTTTTAGCTTATGAAAAAGAATTCAAAGGAAAAGACATTCCACGTCCGCCGCACTGGGGCGGCTACCGTATAGTACCAAAACAAATTGAATTCTGGCAGGGAAGGCCTAATCGCCTCCATGACAGAATTCAATATAGCTTACAAAAAGATAATAATTGGAAAATTGAGCGCCTGGCTCCTTAA
- a CDS encoding Wzz/FepE/Etk N-terminal domain-containing protein: MERNSNSFIVSKLAEIKNFIVKKIWLFLAVGLISAIGGIVYASLKKPAYQSNLVFALDDGGAESGLSGALSLAAQFGVNLGGDGKNVFIGDNILEIMKSRRIVESVLLSVDTFDNKPYTMIGYYFTITDYKKSAKGNAANVDYLPGITKENLSYLQDSILLNTYNIFVRDYITAERPDRKLNIYNVNVTSLNEKFTKDFTDKLITKTNEFYVDICSKKSRQTLEILEDRVAYMKGNMDQSISNKADIQDANLNPAFSKGQVPVLKQQLNMQTYGGAYAELFKNLELARYQYLKQIPLMQIIDGADYPMKRIKMSRLKMAVLFAFLGVAILSFIFWFMAKSKTINDYSDTASGKNE; the protein is encoded by the coding sequence ATGGAAAGAAACAGTAACTCATTTATCGTAAGTAAGCTAGCTGAAATTAAAAATTTCATAGTTAAAAAGATATGGCTATTTCTTGCTGTTGGTTTAATTTCTGCAATTGGTGGAATTGTATATGCATCTTTAAAAAAGCCCGCATATCAAAGTAATTTAGTTTTTGCATTGGATGACGGCGGGGCAGAATCTGGCTTATCGGGAGCCTTGAGCCTGGCAGCTCAGTTTGGTGTAAATCTCGGTGGCGACGGTAAAAATGTTTTTATTGGAGATAATATATTGGAAATAATGAAAAGCAGAAGGATTGTTGAAAGTGTTCTATTATCAGTAGATACTTTTGACAACAAGCCTTACACCATGATCGGCTATTATTTTACGATCACTGATTATAAGAAATCAGCTAAAGGCAATGCAGCAAATGTTGACTATTTACCAGGTATAACTAAAGAAAATCTTTCTTATTTACAAGACAGCATATTATTGAATACTTACAACATTTTTGTAAGAGATTATATTACTGCAGAAAGACCTGATAGGAAATTAAATATCTACAATGTTAATGTAACTAGCTTAAACGAAAAATTCACAAAAGATTTTACCGATAAGTTGATAACAAAAACGAATGAATTTTATGTAGACATCTGCAGCAAGAAATCACGCCAAACGCTTGAGATTCTGGAAGACAGGGTTGCCTATATGAAAGGTAATATGGATCAAAGCATTTCGAATAAAGCTGATATCCAGGATGCTAATTTAAATCCTGCTTTCTCTAAAGGCCAAGTGCCTGTTCTAAAGCAACAGTTAAACATGCAAACATACGGAGGCGCTTATGCAGAATTGTTTAAAAACCTTGAACTGGCCCGCTATCAATATCTAAAGCAAATTCCTCTGATGCAAATAATAGATGGTGCTGATTACCCAATGAAAAGAATTAAAATGAGCAGATTAAAAATGGCTGTTCTGTTTGCATTCTTAGGAGTTGCTATTCTATCGTTTATTTTTTGGTTTATGGCCAAATCAAAAACCATTAATGATTATTCCGATACTGCATCAGGAAAGAATGAATAA